In one Cyclopterus lumpus isolate fCycLum1 chromosome 22, fCycLum1.pri, whole genome shotgun sequence genomic region, the following are encoded:
- the irf2bpl gene encoding probable E3 ubiquitin-protein ligase IRF2BPL isoform X4 — MSSPQRSSSRRQACYLCDLPRMPWALVWDFTEPVCRGCVNYEGADRIELVMETARHLKRAHGFQEARLPAAGPAQTLTQPAAGKSQAGQPNQHQADGPGRLDRYSDSRARFDYSGTSSSRMPNGFKPDDGPPELNRHSPNSRARSHGAPVSAPGQMTVPPNLLPQTLLSGPGGKRPASVSSSDQERDLKEKQRNAEALSELSDSLRNRQEDWTGKPKPVRDALLSLSGCTPFDVRFKKDHGLVGRVFAFDAVAKPGLEHELKIFIEYPSGSGLVFSSASGVAKQMYQDCMKDFGRGLSSGFKYLEYERRHGSGDWRLLGDLLPEPLRFFKEGVGVDMLPQPHTDGSCPLPPGRALASDSGSSRAAVRKRRASPEPDSPEDQQRPQWISSQTVAAGSFSGRASPLEPAPPLQNGQSPMAALGNAHSPGKDRDSVHSTTSSSRHTPSSPVPPAPMSGQRRLSSCNRDPGVSAASQSTGCGVDQVQTVPDSPMANSGPLSCTICHERLEDTHFVQCPSVPIHKFCFPCSRESITAQGASGEVYCPSGDKCPLLGSSVPWAFMQGEIATILAGDVKSGSGEENQ; from the exons ATGTCCTCCCCGCAGCGCTCCTCGTCCCGCAGGCAGGCGTGCTACCTGTGCGACCTGCCCCGCATGCCCTGGGCCCTGGTCTGGGACTTCACCGAGCCCGTGTGCCGGGGCTGCGTCAACTACGAGGGCGCGGACCGGATCGAGTTGGTCATGGAGACGGCTCGCCACCTGAAGCGGGCTCACGGCTTCCAAGAGGCTCGCCTCCCTGCAGCGGGACCTGCTCAGACCCTGACCCAGCCCGCTGCGGGGAAGAGCCAGGCGGGGCAGCCGAACCAGCACCAGGCGGACGGACCGGGGAGGTTGGACCGGTACTCGGACAGTCGGGCTCGGTTCGACTACAGCgggaccagcagcagcaggatgccGAACGGGTTCAAGCCGGACGACGGGCCGCCCGAGCTGAACCGGCACAGCCCGAACTCACGGGCCCGGAGCCACGGGGCGCCGGTGTCGGCACCGGGACAGATGACCGTGCCGCCGAACCTGCTGCCTCAGACGCTGCTGAGCGGACCTGGAGGGAAGCGGCCCGCCTCGGTGTCCAGCTCGGACCAGGAGCGGGACCTGAAGGAGAAGCAGCGGAACGCGGAGGCTCTCTCCGAGCTGAGCGACAGCCTCCGGAACCGGCAGGAGGACTGGACCGGCAAGCCCAAGCCGGTGCGGGACGCGCTGCTCTCTTTGTCCGGCTGCACCCCGTTCGACGTGCGCTTCAAGAAGGACCACGGGCTGGTGGGCCGGGTGTTCGCCTTCGACGCGGTGGCCAAACCGGGTCTGGAGCACGAGCTGAAGATCTTCATCGAGTACCCGAGCGGCTCCGGGCTCGTGTTCTCCAGCGCCTCGGGGGTCGCCAAGCAGATGTACCAGGACTGCATGAAGGACTTCGGCCGCGGTCTGTCCTCCGGGTTCAAGTACCTGGAGTACGAGAGGAGGCACGGCTCCGGGGACTGGCGCCTGCTGGGGGACCTGCTCCCGGAGCCCCTGCGCTTCTTcaaggagggggtgggggtggacaTGCTCCCGCAGCCCCACACCGACGGCAGCTGCCCGCTGCCGCCCGGCCGGGCTCTGGCGTCCGACAGCGGGAGCTCCAGGGCCGccgtgaggaagaggagggcgtCCCCGGAGCCGGACTCCCCGGAGGACCAGCAGAGGCCGCAGTGGATCAGCAGCCAGACCGTGGCCGCGGGCTCGTTCTCCGGGCGCGCCTCCCCCTTGGagcccgccccccccctgcagaACGGACAGTCCCCGATGGCCGCGCTCGGGAACGCGCACTCCCCCGGCAAGGACAGGGACTCGGTCCACTCCACGACGTCGTCCTCCAGACACACCCCCAGCAGCCCGGTGCCCCCGGCCCCCATGTCTGGCCAGAGGCGCCTCTCGTCCTGCAACAGAGACCCCGGCGTGTCCGCGGCGTCTCAGTCCACTGGGTGCGGCGTGGACCAGGTGCAGACCGTGCCCGACTCCCCGATGGCCAACAGCGGGCCTCTGTCCTGCACGATCTGCCACGAGAGGCTGGAGGACACGCACTTCGTGCAGTGCCCCTCGGTCCCGATCCACAAGTTCTGCTTCCCGTGCTCCCGCGAGAGCATCACGGCTCAGGGCGCCTCGGGGGAGGTGTACTGCCCCAGCGGGGACAAGTGCCCCCTGCTGGGCTCCAGCGTGCCATGGGCCTTCATGCAGGGGGAGATAGCCACCATCCTGGCGGGGGACGTGAAG TCAGGGAGCGGCGAGGAGAACCAATGA